CCACCCCAAGCGATTTGGTCTCGGAGGACGACGCATGCTGACTCGAGTCAAACTGAAGAATTTTGGCCCGCTGAATACTCTTGTCACTCCAGCAAATCATTCTAAAATCTCGCGAGCAAGACAATGTCTTTGGTTTTGATGACACTTATCTGGATTTGGCTAGGGCGCTCCGGCAGCAGACAACGAAAGGCAAGAACTATGCTGAATTCGCTGCGTCACGATCACGTCTCGAAAAACTGCTTGGGGGCGTGGTTGAATATGATCAGGCGTCGGGCCGCTGGCAGTTCGTTACGGGTCGCCAACGGTTTCCGATCGGTGTGACGGCCGAAGGGATCAAGAAGATCGCGATCCTCGACACGCTGCTCGGCAACCGGTATCTCGATCCAAGCTCGATCGTGATCATTGATGAACCTGAGTCCGCCCTGCATCCTACCGCTATTTCGGAACATGAGCTTCCTGCATCGTTTAAAGTGCTCGATCTGGCGAAGGCAGACTTTCGGCTGGTGCTGGTGATTAAGGGAGACCCGAGTCCCTGGCCTGAAGCATGGCTGCCGCCCATCAAAGATGAGCTGGCGTTAAGGCTCCAGCCCCTGGTCAACACCTGGCGACTCTCGCCAACAGCCGTGATGGTCTTCAACGAAGCCTTGGCAAAGCAATACGGATTGATTCTTGGCCAGCCTTCAGCTTCAACGCCAGCCCAAGGCTGAAGCCTTGGACTCCAGAATAGACCGTGGGAAACCAACGGTGAGGACCGACCCATGAACCAGATCGCCGCCCGTCTCCTTCCCGATGGCCTGGAGCCGGCCTGGGACATCGCGCGCCTGTTCCCGCCGCAGGGGGGATGGAGCGAGGAGGAATATCTCAGCCTGCCGGGGAACCATCTGACCGAATTCGACCATGGGCGAGTCGAGGTGCTGGAGATGCCGAGTGAGTCCCATCAACTGTTGGTGGCGGCGCTGTACCGCGCGCTGATGGCATTTGTCGGTGTATCGCGGCTCGGCACGGTCTTGTTTGCGCCCTTTCCCGTCAAGCTTTGGGAGGGTAAGCTGCGGGAGCCGGATATCGTTTTCATGCGCCGCGAACATGCCGAACGCCGCCATGACAAATACTGGCAAGGCGCCGATCTGGTGATGGAGGTCATGAGCACCGATGACCCTAAGCGGGACCGCGAAACCAAGCGGCGCGAGTACGCGATAGCGGGGATTCCCGAGTATTGGCTGGTTGACCCGACGCGCCAGACCATTACCGTCTTCATACTTGCCGCCGATGCCGATTGTTATACCGTCCGCGGTGTCTATGGTTGCGGACAAGAGGCGGCGGCCGAGAGCCTCCCGGGCTTTGTTATCGACGTGCGGGCGTTGTTTGAGAACGACCTCTAGCGCCCCATTCGATCGCAATGTATTGGATAACCAGCGAAATCAACAGGCTCAACCGGCTCGTCTACCGGCTCTTGACCAATGCCCCATAGGCACCACTGGACAAAAAGACCCCCAAGGTCACCGCCGCAATGCCGAAATAGTCTGCGGGCCTCGGCACCTCCCCGAGCAGCGGTATCGCCGCCAGCATCGCGAGCACCGGCACCAGCGAGGCGAAGCTCGAGCCCAGGGAGGCCCCGAGGATGCTCACGGCCTTGGTGTAGGCAAAGAGCGAGATGATCGCCACCAGGACGCCCTGATAGAGCGTCTGGATCGCCACGGCATCCCAGGGCGCCGCGGTGATACGGTGCGGCAGGAGCATGACGTAGACCGGCAGGTACCAGGCGGCGGACACCACCGAGACCACCGCGGTTGCGTGCAGCGCGGTGAAGCCTTTGGTGCCGGCGCGGCGCATCGCCACGGTGAAGCTGGCCCAGCACAGTGCGGCCAGGAGAAACAGGAGCTGTCCGCGCCAATTGCCGGAGGCCAGGTCAGTCAGACCGGTGCCGACCAAGATCACGATGCCGACTGGAATCAGCAGCAGTCCCGCCCGGCGCGGCCCCGCGATACGCTCGTGCAGGAAGAGGGTCGCGAGCAGTGCGGCCCACAATGGCATGGTGCCGGGGATCAGTGCACCGGCCTGCGCCGCCGGTGCGAACTGCAGGCCGGCCGAGGAGATGAGTACATAGGGCACGCCGGCGCCGGTACAGATGACGGCGAGCAGCGGCAGGCCGACCCGGCGGACTCCCAGCCCGTCGCGGATCACGATCGGCAGCAGCAGGGCGCCCGCGCAGCCGAACCGCAACGCGGTGATGTCGAAGGGGGAAAGGGAGGTCGTGACGCCATAGCGGGTCAGCAGGATCCAGCCCACCCAGATCGAGATGGCAAAGAGCCCCCACAGGGCCCCGGTGATATAGGATGAACGCTGCAGGGGGATGGCGAGCGAAGACATGGGTGGGCAGTGACCGCGGATGTCGGAGAAGAGGCGCAGGGCGAACCAGCAGAGCTTAACCCGTCGCGTGGAAACCCGAAAGCCGCGCGGCCGGGATGATCGATGACTCCAGAAAAAGCAGTTTAGCCGCAAATGAACGCAAGTGAACGCAAATAATCAGAGGCTTGGCCTTTACTGCCTGTTCGCCGTCCGGGTGACGCCCGCGACGATGCCAACCAACAGATCTATTTGCGCTTATTTGCGTTTATTTGCGGCCAAATACTCTTCTTAGGATGACTCAAGGCCGCCCGCCGTCGGGGACAATCCGCAACAGGCGCCCATCCGGCTCGTCCGTCAGCACATAAAGGTACCCATCCGGACCTTGGCGCAGGTCCCGCACCCGGGCGCCGATGCTGAGCTTGTCCTCCCCGACGGCCCGCTCGCCGTCCAGGGCGATGCGGCGGACTTGGCCGAACTTGAGCGCACCGCTGAAGAGGTTTCCGCCCCAGCCCGGGTAGCGATCCCCGCTGTTGTAGGCGAGCCCGCTGGGTGCCTTGGACGGGACCCAGACGAGTTTCGGGTCGATAAACCCCGCCCGGCTGGTCTCCTCTGAGACCCTGGGTCCCGAATACTCCAGGCTGTAGGTGACCAGGGGCCAGCCGTAGTTGCCGCCGCTGGTGATGAGATTGAGTTCATCCCCGCCCCGGGCGCCGTGTTCGGTGGCCCAGACCCGACCGGTTTTGGGGTCCAGGGCCAGGCCTTGAATGTTGCGGTGGCCCAGGGTCCAGACCTCGGGCCTGGCGCCCGGTCGGTCGGCCATGGAATTGCCGGGGAAGGGCTTGCCGTCCTGTGTCAGCCGCAGGACCTTGCCGAAATGGGTGCCGGGGTTCTGGGCCTGGTTGCGGATGTTCGCCCCGGCGAAGGCGACCGGCGGGTTGCCGCCGTCGCCGACGCTCATCAAGAGCGACCCGTCCGGCAGCCACAGGAGGCGGGAGCCGAAGTGCTGGCCGCCGGCCTTGGTGTCCGCGTTACGGAAGATGACCTGGACATCCTCCAGGCGGTGCCCCTGCAGGCGCCCGCGCGCCAGGGCGGTGCGGTTGGCGTCCCGGGTGCCCTCGGAAAAGGTGAAATAGACCAGGCCATTTGCGGCAAAATCAGGGTGCGGCGCGAGGTCCAGCAGTCCGCCCTGACCATAGGCCAGCACCTGCGGCACCCCGGCGATCGGCTCCGGGTCCAGGCGGCCGTCGCGCAAGACCCGCAGCCGCCCCGGCCGCTCGGTAATCAGGGCCGAGCCGTCCGGCAGCCAGGCGATGGACCAGGGGTGTTCGAGCCCGCCGACGACGGTCTCCAGCCGCCAGCCGCGCGCCTCCGGGACCTCGCCGCTGATGGGTGCGGGGCCGCTTGGGGGCGCGCAACCCGCGATCTGCGACCACCCGAGCAGGGTCAGGGCAAGGACTAGCGAGGGTCTCATAGGTTCAAATGGCAGCCGTCGATGGCAGTTCCGACGGCGACTCACCCCGGGCCAGGAGGTCGTCGAAAGGGTCCGGCCCCTCACGCTGGTGGCCGGCGGCGGCCAGGCGCCCCAGGTAGTCCCGCCAGCGCGCCGGCCAGTCGCGGCCGAGCTGATAGAGATACTGCCAGTCGTAGAGCCCGGAGTTGTGGCCGTCATCGAAATAGACCTTGAGCGCGTAGGCGCCGATCTGCTCCAGCCTGGTGATGCCGACCTGCTCCTTGCCGACCTGGAGCCGCGCGGTCTGGGCCGAGTGCCCGCGCACGGCGGCGGAGGGGGAGTGGACCCGCAGGTATTCGCACGGCAGCCGGAAGCGGGCGCCGTCGTCATAGACGATCTCGAGCACCCGGGAGCGCTGATGCAGGTTGATTTCGGTGGGGAGGCGGCGCGTCTCCATCCTCGGGTTCCTCGCAATAGTCATCGTTGCGAGATTGGGCCGCGGGGGGCCGACACCAAGGTCGGCCCCGTCGCGTCGCGGCCGGGAACCTCGCTCAGGTCCGGGTAAAGCGCTCCGTGCGCGGGAAGGCCTGACCCTGGGCGTCGAACAGATAGCAGGCGTCGGTCGGCACGCCGATGTCGAACTGACTGCGGGGGGTCCCCGGCGTCTCCGGGCGCACCTTGACGGTGAAGTCCTTGCCGCCGACGTCCAGATAGATGAAGGTCTCGGCCCCCAGGTGCTCCGCCACCAGGACGGTGCCGGTGATCCGGTTGTCCGCCCGCGGGTCGTCGAGCAGGACCGTGTGCTCGGGCCGGATGCCGACCTCCACCTGATCCCCCGGGCGCGCCCGGCTGGTGTCCACGCCGGCGGTGATGCTGACCCCGGTGTCCAGCTTGATGCGCGTGCGGCGTGCATCGGGCGCCTCGATCATGCCGCCCAGGAAGTTCATCTTGGGCGAGCCGATGAAGCCCGCGACAAAGCGGTTGGCGGGTTCGTGATAGAGATCGAGCGGCGGGCCGAACTGCTCCAGGTTGGTCGTGGCGCCCTCGGCCAGTGGGCTCAAGACCGCGATCCGGGTGGCGAGTGTCATGGCCTCTACCTGGTCGTGGGTGACATAGATGGTGGTGGAGCCGCGCTCCTCGTGCATCCGGGCCAGTTCGATGCGGGTCTTGACCCGCAGCGCCGCGTCCAGGTTCGACAGGGGCTCATCGAGCAGGAAGACCGCGGGGTGTTGCACCAGCGCACGGCCGATGGCCACGCGCTGGCGCTGCCCGCCGGACAGGTCCTTGGGTTTGCGCTCCAGGAAGGGATCGAGCCCCAGCATGGCGGACGCCTGCGCCACCCGTTCGCGGGCGGTTTGCTTGTCCACCTTCTTGATCTTGAGTCCAAAGGCCAGGTTCTCCCGCACCGTCATGTGCGGATAGAGCGCATAGGACTGGAATACCATACCGACGCCGCGCTCCACCGGCGGCACCTCGTTCATGCGCCGGCCGCCGATGAAGAGGTCCCCGGAGGTGATATCGTCGAGCCCGGCAATGGCCCGCAGCAGGGTCGACTTGCCGCAGCCGGAGGGGCCGACGAACACCACGAAGTCGCCCTCCTTGATGTCCAGGTTGATGTCACGCAGTACATCCCGCGCCACCCCCGGTTGGTAGTTCTTGACCAGGTGCTCGATCTTGACGTCGGCCATTGCTCTCATGCTCCCCAGGGACTGATTCGACTCTACGATACCGCAAGCACTCCTAGCCCTTGACCCCGCCCGCGGTCAGGCCGCCCACCAGCCAGCGCTGGGCGAGCAGGAACACCAGGGTGATGGGGAATCCCGACAGTACGGCGGCGGCGGCGAAGTCCCCCCATTTGTATTCCTGTGGGTTCAGATAATATTGCGAGCCCACCGCCAGGGTCAGCTTGCTCTCGTCTTGGAGCAGGATGGAGGCGACCGGGTATTCGGTGATGGCGGTGATGAAGGCCAGGATGAAGACCACAGCCAGGATCGGCACGGACAGCGGCAACAGGATCAACCGGAAGGCCTGCCAGGGGGAGGCGCCGTCGAGTGTGGCGGACTCCTCCAGCGACTTGTCGATGGTCTCGAAATAGCCCTTGATGGTCCAGACGTGCAGCGCAATACCGCCCAAATAGGCGAAGATCAACCCCGGGTGGGTATTGAGCCCCAGCGGCGGGAAATAGTCGCTGATGCGGCTGAACAGGGCGTAATAGGCGACCAGTGCCAGGACCGCCGGGAACATCTGGAAGACCAGCATCGCCTTGAGCAGCAGGCTGCGTCCGCCGAAGCGCAGGCGGGCGAAGGCATAGGCGCAGGTGGTGGACAGCGCCACGATCAGCACGGCGGAGGCGGAGGCCACCTTGACCGAGTTCCATAGCCACAGGAGCACCGGAAAGGGCGGCGGGATAGTCCGCCCGGACTCGTCGACGATGGACATGCCGAGCGCGAGCCGCCAATGGTCGAGCGTGGGGTGGCTCGGAATGATGTCACCCACGGCGAAATTCCCGGTCCGAAACGAGATGGCGATGACCATCAGGAGCGGGAAGATGATCAGGGCGAGCCAAGCCCACAGGAAGACGTGGGCCGCCAGTTTGCGGTAGATGATGGATTTCGCTTGCACCATGGCCATTGTGTCGCACTCCCGCGGTCTTTCGGTCAGGTCGGCCGGTCGACCCGCATGATCTTGATGTTGATGAGCGCCAGCACCCCGACCATGATGAAGATCAGGGTCGCGATGGCGGACGCCAGGCCATAGTCCTGGCCGGAACCCTCGAAGGCGATGCGATAGGTGTAGGTCACCAGAAGATCGGTGGTGCCCGCCGGGGTCTGGGCGCCGATGATGTCCGGGCGTCCCTCGGTCAGCAACTGGACCAGGACGAAGTTGTTGAAGTTGAATGCGAAGGACGCGATCAGGAGCGGGGTGAGCGGCTTCATCAGCAGCGGCACCGTGATGCTGAAGAAATCGCGGATGAAGTTGGACCCGTCCATGGCCGCGGCCTCGTAGAGGTCGGACGGGATCGCCTTCAGGAGCCCCATGCACAGGATCATCATGTAGGGGTAGCCGAGCCAGGTGTTGACGATCAGGAGCATGGTCCGGGCGAGCGTGGGGTCATTGAACCAGGCCGGCTTGATACCGAAGATCTGGCTCAGCAGCACGTTGATCTCGCCGAAGTTCTGATTGAAGAGGCCCCGGAAGACCAGGATCGAGATGAAGGCCGGCACCGCATAGGGCAGGATCAGGAGCAGGCGATAGAGCCCGCGGCCGGCGAGTGACTCCCACTGCACCAGGGCCGCCAGGACCATGCCGATGGCAAGTGTGAAGATCACGGAGAGCAACGAGAAGGTCAGGGTCCAGCCGAAGATCTGCAGGAAGGGCCCCTGGACCCCGGGGTCCGTCAGCACCCGCAGGAAATTCTTCCAACCCACGAATACGCTGAATCCGGGGGCAATGCCGGGCCCGGTGAACTCGCCCTCTGGCGTGAGTGCGCGATAAAAGCCGCTTCGCATGTCCGGCGCGATGCGCTCTTTGGTCTGTTGGTTGACCAGGATCAGACCATCCCCTCCCTGGGCGCTCGGCAGCACCTGATAGAGGGGCCGGATGGCGGAGAATTGCCGCAGCCCGCTCATGCGCAGGTCCGTGTGGTTCGGCAGATGGGCGCGGACCTCTTGAAGCACCCCGCGCAGGCGCACCAGGTCTCTGATCGGCAGCGGCTCGGCATCCAGCGGGGCCGTCGCCGGCAGCAGGTCGACCTCGATTGCGGCCGTGCTCGCCGGCGGCTGGGCACCCGCGTCCGGCACCCGCAACTCCACCGGCGGGCTCAGGAATCGTTCACCATCGGCGGCGGTCAGGGCCAGGCGATAGGTGTTGGTACCGGCGCCGTAGAGGGCGAAATCGAAATTCTGATCCGCAATCTGGAAGCTCTGCGACAACTGATAGGCCCGGGCCCGCTCGAAGGTCAGGATATTGGTGGCGCTGTAATTGGTGAAGGCGATCCAGATCGTATAGGCCAGCGGAAAGACGATGAAGATGAACATGGTCGCCACACCCGGGAAGATGTAGCGGTGGACATAGGCGCCAGGGGCGGAGAAGACATAGAGTCCGGTGGCGACCAGAATCAGGGTCACCAGGGCGAAAATGGTCTCGCCCTGAATGTACATCAGGGTCACGGCGTAGAGATTGACCAGCCCGATCACGCCGAGAATCGCCCATTTGAGCCAAGGCGTCGCGGGGCGCGCCGGTGTCGCGTTGGCCTGACCGGCCGCGGATGCTGAAGCCATGCTGAACCTCACCGTTCCCAATCAATGCAGGGTCGCGCCGCCTGGCGGCGCTGCTGTGCCACCGCTACGCCCGTATTTCCCCTCGATCCACTCGCCCGCGCGCGGGAATCGCGCGGGCGAGCAGGCTATTTGACGACGCGGGTGGCGGCGTCGTCCAAGGCCGCGTCGACCGGCTGGCGACCGGCGGCCACGTTCTTGAGCGCTCCCTCCAGGTTGCTCCAGTATTTGATCATCTCCGGGACA
The DNA window shown above is from Candidatus Thiodictyon syntrophicum and carries:
- the malG gene encoding maltose ABC transporter permease MalG, with the translated sequence MAMVQAKSIIYRKLAAHVFLWAWLALIIFPLLMVIAISFRTGNFAVGDIIPSHPTLDHWRLALGMSIVDESGRTIPPPFPVLLWLWNSVKVASASAVLIVALSTTCAYAFARLRFGGRSLLLKAMLVFQMFPAVLALVAYYALFSRISDYFPPLGLNTHPGLIFAYLGGIALHVWTIKGYFETIDKSLEESATLDGASPWQAFRLILLPLSVPILAVVFILAFITAITEYPVASILLQDESKLTLAVGSQYYLNPQEYKWGDFAAAAVLSGFPITLVFLLAQRWLVGGLTAGGVKG
- a CDS encoding ABC transporter ATP-binding protein encodes the protein MADVKIEHLVKNYQPGVARDVLRDINLDIKEGDFVVFVGPSGCGKSTLLRAIAGLDDITSGDLFIGGRRMNEVPPVERGVGMVFQSYALYPHMTVRENLAFGLKIKKVDKQTARERVAQASAMLGLDPFLERKPKDLSGGQRQRVAIGRALVQHPAVFLLDEPLSNLDAALRVKTRIELARMHEERGSTTIYVTHDQVEAMTLATRIAVLSPLAEGATTNLEQFGPPLDLYHEPANRFVAGFIGSPKMNFLGGMIEAPDARRTRIKLDTGVSITAGVDTSRARPGDQVEVGIRPEHTVLLDDPRADNRITGTVLVAEHLGAETFIYLDVGGKDFTVKVRPETPGTPRSQFDIGVPTDACYLFDAQGQAFPRTERFTRT
- a CDS encoding Uma2 family endonuclease, which encodes MNQIAARLLPDGLEPAWDIARLFPPQGGWSEEEYLSLPGNHLTEFDHGRVEVLEMPSESHQLLVAALYRALMAFVGVSRLGTVLFAPFPVKLWEGKLREPDIVFMRREHAERRHDKYWQGADLVMEVMSTDDPKRDRETKRREYAIAGIPEYWLVDPTRQTITVFILAADADCYTVRGVYGCGQEAAAESLPGFVIDVRALFENDL
- a CDS encoding AAA family ATPase is translated as MSLQQIILKSREQDNVFGFDDTYLDLARALRQQTTKGKNYAEFAASRSRLEKLLGGVVEYDQASGRWQFVTGRQRFPIGVTAEGIKKIAILDTLLGNRYLDPSSIVIIDEPESALHPTAISEHELPASFKVLDLAKADFRLVLVIKGDPSPWPEAWLPPIKDELALRLQPLVNTWRLSPTAVMVFNEALAKQYGLILGQPSASTPAQG
- a CDS encoding DMT family transporter, with amino-acid sequence MSSLAIPLQRSSYITGALWGLFAISIWVGWILLTRYGVTTSLSPFDITALRFGCAGALLLPIVIRDGLGVRRVGLPLLAVICTGAGVPYVLISSAGLQFAPAAQAGALIPGTMPLWAALLATLFLHERIAGPRRAGLLLIPVGIVILVGTGLTDLASGNWRGQLLFLLAALCWASFTVAMRRAGTKGFTALHATAVVSVVSAAWYLPVYVMLLPHRITAAPWDAVAIQTLYQGVLVAIISLFAYTKAVSILGASLGSSFASLVPVLAMLAAIPLLGEVPRPADYFGIAAVTLGVFLSSGAYGALVKSR
- the malF gene encoding maltose ABC transporter permease MalF, whose amino-acid sequence is MASASAAGQANATPARPATPWLKWAILGVIGLVNLYAVTLMYIQGETIFALVTLILVATGLYVFSAPGAYVHRYIFPGVATMFIFIVFPLAYTIWIAFTNYSATNILTFERARAYQLSQSFQIADQNFDFALYGAGTNTYRLALTAADGERFLSPPVELRVPDAGAQPPASTAAIEVDLLPATAPLDAEPLPIRDLVRLRGVLQEVRAHLPNHTDLRMSGLRQFSAIRPLYQVLPSAQGGDGLILVNQQTKERIAPDMRSGFYRALTPEGEFTGPGIAPGFSVFVGWKNFLRVLTDPGVQGPFLQIFGWTLTFSLLSVIFTLAIGMVLAALVQWESLAGRGLYRLLLILPYAVPAFISILVFRGLFNQNFGEINVLLSQIFGIKPAWFNDPTLARTMLLIVNTWLGYPYMMILCMGLLKAIPSDLYEAAAMDGSNFIRDFFSITVPLLMKPLTPLLIASFAFNFNNFVLVQLLTEGRPDIIGAQTPAGTTDLLVTYTYRIAFEGSGQDYGLASAIATLIFIMVGVLALINIKIMRVDRPT
- a CDS encoding PQQ-dependent sugar dehydrogenase, with the translated sequence MRPSLVLALTLLGWSQIAGCAPPSGPAPISGEVPEARGWRLETVVGGLEHPWSIAWLPDGSALITERPGRLRVLRDGRLDPEPIAGVPQVLAYGQGGLLDLAPHPDFAANGLVYFTFSEGTRDANRTALARGRLQGHRLEDVQVIFRNADTKAGGQHFGSRLLWLPDGSLLMSVGDGGNPPVAFAGANIRNQAQNPGTHFGKVLRLTQDGKPFPGNSMADRPGARPEVWTLGHRNIQGLALDPKTGRVWATEHGARGGDELNLITSGGNYGWPLVTYSLEYSGPRVSEETSRAGFIDPKLVWVPSKAPSGLAYNSGDRYPGWGGNLFSGALKFGQVRRIALDGERAVGEDKLSIGARVRDLRQGPDGYLYVLTDEPDGRLLRIVPDGGRP
- a CDS encoding gamma-butyrobetaine hydroxylase-like domain-containing protein, giving the protein METRRLPTEINLHQRSRVLEIVYDDGARFRLPCEYLRVHSPSAAVRGHSAQTARLQVGKEQVGITRLEQIGAYALKVYFDDGHNSGLYDWQYLYQLGRDWPARWRDYLGRLAAAGHQREGPDPFDDLLARGESPSELPSTAAI